A single window of Collinsella aerofaciens DNA harbors:
- a CDS encoding DUF4931 domain-containing protein has translation MALVFDVQQASGKPDDNRRPGTACPFCDTEGLANIIQRDGDCIWLENKFKTLRATRQTVLIESANHDADLVTYEPDELHHVMRFALGCWQQMVDSQQYRSVLMYKNKGPLSGGSLVHPHMQIVGLEQEDGYAALTSANFEGIDVWRRGRISVNISTEPIMGFFEVNISAPQGIAASDDARDQVEADLFADATQVALRYILHEHHGGRAESYNLFFYHMDGRTIAKALPRWVVSPYFVGYRLAQVNAETTLDIDAERLRAHLETLV, from the coding sequence GTGGCGCTGGTATTTGACGTTCAGCAGGCGAGCGGCAAGCCCGACGATAATCGTCGCCCTGGCACCGCGTGCCCTTTTTGCGACACGGAGGGGCTCGCCAACATCATCCAGCGCGATGGTGACTGCATCTGGCTCGAGAATAAGTTCAAGACCTTGCGGGCCACCCGTCAGACCGTATTGATCGAGTCGGCCAATCACGACGCCGACCTGGTGACCTATGAACCGGATGAGCTGCATCATGTGATGAGGTTTGCCCTGGGCTGTTGGCAGCAGATGGTCGATTCCCAACAGTACCGCAGTGTGCTCATGTACAAGAACAAAGGCCCGCTTTCGGGCGGCAGCCTCGTCCATCCACACATGCAGATTGTGGGCTTGGAACAGGAGGACGGCTATGCGGCGCTGACCTCAGCAAACTTTGAAGGCATCGATGTTTGGCGGCGGGGGAGAATCTCGGTCAACATCTCAACTGAGCCGATCATGGGATTCTTTGAGGTCAACATCTCGGCTCCACAGGGAATCGCCGCCAGCGACGACGCCCGCGACCAAGTCGAAGCAGACCTGTTTGCCGATGCGACCCAGGTGGCCCTGCGCTATATCCTGCACGAACACCACGGCGGTCGCGCGGAGTCGTACAACTTGTTCTTCTACCACATGGACGGCCGGACCATTGCCAAGGCGCTGCCACGTTGGGTGGTTTCGCCCTACTTTGTGGGCTATCGTTTGGCCCAGGTCAATGCCGAGACCACGCTCGATATCGATGCTGAGCGCCTACGCGCGCATCTGGAAACGCTCGTATAG
- a CDS encoding bile acid:sodium symporter family protein: MKQWVGLGKFLAGHMQIIVPICVALGVLFPQQIGVLKPIVPTLFAFMTFQGALSNTFHQVAEVLRRPLHLILALFVSAVLIPIAAYAMGSLFFGSNPNLVCGIVLEYSVPVAVTAFMWISMFGGNGPLALTIILTSSVISPVTIPLTLKLLLGATVAIDVPGMMQNMAFMIAIPAILGIVINELTCGWGHEKLSPALSPACKFMMMGVIASNSTAMSEYVLHMNVERLEVALFILAFAISGFIIGILVARALHLPYSETTTMCFTCGMRNISSGAVIATQYFPGEVVFPVMCGTLFQQVLASIIGHLFERLTGEERAKQRKRVKAGRDAMAR; this comes from the coding sequence ATGAAGCAATGGGTTGGACTGGGCAAGTTTCTCGCGGGGCACATGCAGATCATCGTTCCGATTTGCGTGGCGCTCGGCGTGCTCTTTCCCCAGCAGATCGGCGTGCTCAAGCCCATCGTTCCCACCTTGTTTGCTTTTATGACGTTCCAAGGTGCGCTCAGCAACACCTTCCACCAGGTGGCTGAGGTGCTCCGCCGTCCCCTGCATCTGATTTTGGCGTTATTTGTCTCGGCAGTGCTCATCCCCATCGCGGCGTATGCCATGGGCTCACTGTTCTTTGGCTCCAACCCCAACCTTGTCTGCGGCATCGTGCTCGAGTACAGCGTGCCCGTGGCAGTCACCGCCTTTATGTGGATCAGCATGTTCGGCGGCAACGGCCCGCTCGCACTCACCATCATCCTGACGTCTTCGGTTATATCGCCCGTGACGATTCCGCTCACGCTCAAGCTCCTGCTGGGCGCCACCGTCGCAATCGATGTTCCGGGCATGATGCAGAACATGGCCTTTATGATTGCCATCCCTGCCATCCTCGGCATCGTGATCAACGAACTTACGTGCGGATGGGGGCACGAGAAACTCTCCCCCGCGCTCTCGCCCGCCTGCAAGTTCATGATGATGGGTGTCATCGCGTCCAACTCCACCGCCATGAGCGAGTACGTGCTGCACATGAATGTTGAGCGCTTGGAAGTCGCCCTCTTTATCCTGGCGTTCGCCATCAGTGGCTTTATCATCGGCATCCTGGTCGCACGTGCCCTGCATCTGCCGTATAGCGAGACGACTACCATGTGCTTTACCTGCGGCATGCGCAATATCTCTTCGGGCGCCGTCATCGCCACGCAGTATTTTCCCGGCGAGGTCGTATTCCCCGTCATGTGCGGTACGCTGTTTCAACAGGTGTTGGCCTCGATTATCGGACATCTCTTTGAGCGCCTGACCGGCGAGGAGCGCGCCAAACAGCGCAAGCGGGTCAAGGCCGGGCGCGACGCGATGGCACGCTAG
- a CDS encoding copper homeostasis protein CutC: MLCEFCAENFERVPAAIEAGAGRIELCDNLAVGGTTPSAGVISATVSYAHEHDARVMCMIRPRGGDFHYNQDELRMMEMDLGLAVSAGVDGLVFGCCKPCAGGWALDELTLGALVIATGCATEECKRESLDITFHMAFDQLSPEAQLDAIDTLADCGVTRILTHGGAAGTSIEDNFDHLARLIEYAGDRLTILPGGGITTANRDAVTAALGVSELHGTKIVPLGV; the protein is encoded by the coding sequence ATGCTGTGCGAGTTTTGTGCCGAGAACTTTGAGCGAGTGCCGGCGGCCATCGAGGCCGGTGCGGGGCGCATTGAACTGTGTGACAACCTCGCCGTCGGTGGCACCACGCCTTCCGCCGGCGTTATCAGCGCTACAGTCAGCTACGCTCACGAGCATGACGCGCGAGTGATGTGCATGATTCGCCCGCGTGGTGGCGACTTTCATTACAACCAGGACGAGCTGCGCATGATGGAGATGGACCTGGGCCTTGCTGTGAGTGCCGGCGTTGACGGCCTGGTCTTTGGCTGCTGCAAGCCCTGTGCCGGCGGCTGGGCGCTCGACGAACTCACCCTCGGCGCCCTCGTTATAGCTACGGGCTGCGCGACCGAGGAGTGCAAGCGCGAGTCCCTTGACATCACCTTCCACATGGCATTTGACCAGCTCTCGCCCGAGGCTCAGCTCGATGCGATTGATACACTTGCCGACTGCGGCGTTACGCGCATCCTCACGCATGGCGGCGCTGCCGGTACGTCGATCGAGGATAATTTCGATCACCTGGCTCGTTTAATCGAGTATGCGGGCGATCGTTTGACCATCCTTCCCGGCGGCGGCATCACTACGGCAAATCGCGACGCGGTCACGGCGGCGCTAGGCGTCTCCGAGCTCCATGGCACCAAGATCGTGCCGCTGGGGGTATAA
- the fba gene encoding class II fructose-1,6-bisphosphate aldolase, producing MLVNAADMLKKAEAGKYALGAFNTNNLEWTLAILQAAEEAKSPLILQCTAGAAKWMGGFKVCADMVKAAVEATGVTVPVALHLDHGSYEDCFKCIEAGFTSIMYDGSHEETFQLNLDRTKELVELAHSKGMSIEAEVGGIGGTEDGVTSNGELADPAECKQIADLGVDFLACGIGNIHGVYPADWAGLSFERLGEIKAQTGDLPLVLHGGTGIPEDQIKKAISLGISKINVNTDLQLVFAKGVREYIEAGKDQQGKGFDPRKLLKPGRDNIVARTKELMEEFGSVNKA from the coding sequence ATGCTCGTCAACGCAGCAGACATGCTCAAGAAGGCCGAGGCCGGCAAGTACGCTCTCGGTGCCTTCAACACCAACAACCTCGAGTGGACCCTGGCTATTCTCCAGGCCGCCGAGGAGGCCAAGTCTCCGCTGATCCTTCAGTGCACCGCTGGTGCCGCTAAGTGGATGGGCGGTTTCAAGGTCTGCGCCGACATGGTCAAGGCTGCCGTCGAGGCCACGGGCGTTACCGTTCCCGTCGCCCTTCACCTCGATCACGGTTCTTACGAGGACTGCTTCAAGTGCATCGAGGCCGGCTTCACGTCCATCATGTATGACGGCTCTCACGAGGAGACCTTCCAGCTTAACCTCGACCGCACCAAGGAGCTCGTTGAGCTTGCCCACTCCAAGGGCATGTCCATCGAGGCCGAGGTCGGCGGCATCGGCGGCACCGAGGACGGCGTGACCTCCAACGGCGAGCTCGCTGACCCCGCTGAGTGCAAGCAGATTGCTGACCTGGGCGTCGACTTCCTCGCCTGCGGCATCGGCAACATCCACGGCGTGTATCCCGCCGACTGGGCTGGCCTTTCCTTCGAGCGTCTGGGCGAGATCAAGGCTCAGACCGGCGACCTGCCCCTCGTTCTGCACGGTGGTACCGGCATCCCCGAGGATCAGATCAAGAAGGCCATCTCCCTGGGCATCTCCAAGATCAACGTCAACACCGACCTGCAGCTCGTCTTCGCCAAGGGCGTCCGCGAGTACATCGAGGCTGGCAAGGATCAGCAGGGCAAGGGCTTTGACCCCCGCAAGCTCCTCAAGCCTGGTCGCGACAACATCGTTGCCCGCACCAAGGAGCTCATGGAGGAGTTTGGCTCCGTCAACAAGGCGTAA
- a CDS encoding zinc ribbon domain-containing protein, whose product MAIVLIIGGAIVVLCIRKKRAKTANGATAAVPKPQRKQRRRQKRAQQNAVPPAAPAMPTAPAAPTEPARFCRHCGTPLVPEAQFCPTCGQKVD is encoded by the coding sequence GTGGCGATCGTCCTCATCATTGGTGGCGCGATTGTTGTCCTTTGCATCCGTAAGAAGCGCGCAAAGACCGCGAACGGTGCGACAGCCGCAGTGCCCAAGCCTCAGCGCAAGCAGCGTCGTCGTCAGAAGCGCGCCCAGCAGAACGCCGTTCCACCTGCAGCACCTGCGATGCCGACGGCACCAGCAGCCCCGACTGAGCCTGCCCGCTTCTGCCGTCACTGCGGAACCCCGCTCGTACCCGAAGCCCAGTTCTGCCCCACATGCGGACAAAAAGTAGACTAG
- a CDS encoding MBL fold metallo-hydrolase, with amino-acid sequence MSAMSLDVTPKGSVEIETLVNGPIQTNSYAVISDNECVIIDPAWEGERLVEHIRAKHPGVRMLGVVCTHGHADHVGGVAGVRTTVGEGCQYELCSKDVAVPHANIEEQRAMWGIETSDPGEPTRLLAEGDTLKVGDICLQVIETPGHTPGGIVLFAATEQGNIAFVGDTLFPGGHGRTDLAGGDEAAILRSLSKLARLLPPDTVCLTGHGDSTTMARELMQNPFMQV; translated from the coding sequence ATGAGTGCTATGTCCTTGGATGTAACTCCCAAGGGGTCGGTCGAGATCGAGACGCTCGTAAACGGTCCCATTCAGACCAATAGCTATGCTGTTATTTCGGACAATGAGTGTGTGATTATCGACCCCGCATGGGAAGGCGAGCGCTTGGTAGAGCATATTCGAGCCAAGCATCCCGGCGTACGCATGCTTGGCGTCGTGTGCACTCATGGCCATGCCGATCATGTTGGTGGTGTTGCCGGCGTGCGAACCACCGTTGGCGAGGGCTGTCAGTATGAGCTGTGTTCTAAGGATGTGGCGGTGCCGCATGCGAACATCGAGGAACAGCGAGCTATGTGGGGCATTGAGACGTCCGACCCTGGGGAGCCGACGCGTCTGCTCGCCGAGGGCGATACTCTCAAGGTGGGCGATATCTGCCTGCAGGTGATCGAGACGCCAGGGCATACGCCGGGCGGGATCGTCTTGTTTGCTGCCACCGAGCAGGGGAACATTGCCTTTGTGGGCGACACCCTGTTTCCGGGTGGGCACGGCCGCACCGATCTTGCCGGTGGCGACGAGGCGGCGATTCTGCGCTCGCTCTCCAAGCTCGCCCGGCTTCTTCCGCCCGATACCGTTTGCCTAACCGGCCATGGCGATTCGACCACCATGGCACGCGAGCTCATGCAGAACCCTTTCATGCAGGTGTAG
- a CDS encoding ABC transporter ATP-binding protein, with the protein MLSVYNINVWYGAIHAIKDISFNVNEGEIVALIGANGAGKSTTLKTVSGLLRSKTGSIKFMGEDITHTPADKLVGKGLAQVPEGRRAFLQMTVEENLEMGAYTQPKSTVAPGLERVYEQFPRLKERRRQVAGTLSGGEQQMLVMGRALMSNPKLLMLDEPSMGLAPILIEQIFQIVEDLHKAGTTVLLVEQNAQMALSIATRGYVLETGKITMTGTGQELLHDDNVRKAYLGG; encoded by the coding sequence ATGCTTTCCGTCTACAACATCAACGTCTGGTACGGCGCCATCCACGCCATCAAGGACATCTCCTTTAACGTCAACGAGGGCGAGATCGTTGCTCTGATCGGTGCGAACGGTGCTGGTAAGTCTACGACGCTTAAAACCGTCTCGGGCCTGCTGCGTTCCAAGACCGGCTCCATCAAGTTTATGGGCGAGGACATTACCCATACGCCCGCCGATAAGCTGGTGGGTAAGGGCCTGGCTCAGGTCCCCGAGGGCCGTCGCGCCTTTTTGCAGATGACGGTCGAGGAGAACCTGGAGATGGGCGCCTATACACAGCCCAAGTCCACGGTCGCTCCGGGCCTTGAGCGTGTCTACGAGCAGTTCCCGCGCCTTAAGGAGCGCCGTCGCCAGGTCGCCGGCACCCTTTCGGGCGGCGAGCAGCAGATGCTCGTTATGGGCCGCGCCCTTATGAGCAACCCCAAGCTGCTCATGCTCGACGAGCCTTCCATGGGCCTGGCGCCGATTCTGATTGAGCAGATCTTCCAGATTGTCGAGGACCTGCACAAGGCCGGCACCACGGTGCTCCTGGTTGAGCAGAACGCGCAGATGGCGCTTTCCATCGCCACACGCGGCTACGTGCTCGAGACCGGCAAGATTACCATGACCGGCACGGGCCAAGAGCTTCTGCACGACGACAACGTCCGCAAGGCCTATCTTGGTGGTTAA
- a CDS encoding bifunctional (p)ppGpp synthetase/guanosine-3',5'-bis(diphosphate) 3'-pyrophosphohydrolase, with the protein MDAAARTAHDSTLQPFSEMEHYKHADELPPEIMADSYDKLERLCLKYMNEDDFSKVEQAYCFAAEKHCNQKRRSGEMYINHPVEVAIILADLKMDCDVVCAALLHDTVEDTETSLADVSGLFGDTVAELVDGVTKLTNIEVDSMDEKQALTLRKMFLAMSKDIRVIIVKLADRLHNMRTLAALREDRRLFKARETMDVYAPLADRLGMSSIKWELEDLSFFYLEPDAYQRIARMVAESREVRERYLAETIKTLTDELNRIGLEDFQINGRSKHYWSIYQKMKRKGKEFSEIYDLVALRVITHSVRDCYSTLGAVHTLWHPMPGRFKDYIAMPKVNNYQSLHTTVIGPTARPLEIQIRTYEMHEQAEYGIAAHWLYKKSGGSSASKTNDAQRLDDQINWLKHSLDWAASDEITDAKEYLHSLKVDLFDQEIFVFTPKGEVMALRAGSTPLDFAYAVHTEVGNHCVGAKINGAVAPLTHEIKTGDRVEILTNKSSKPSRDWLKIVKTPSAKSKIRRYFAAATKDDDAAAGRDILAKDLRKRGYGISTPRSTRALNAVAEQFNYKQLEDLFAAVGAGKVAPRAVGNKVEQILDPKPEEQLTKADAIAEVVKQPARGSNRKPQKRGKSASNGIIVKGESNSGLLVRLAHCCNPVTGDDIVGFITRGRGVSVHRANCPNVKGLMEHPERMIDVEWDGAADTLFQVEIVVECLDRMGLLKDVTIAIGDAGGNILSAATSTNREGIATLRFMVEISDASGLDPLLASISGVDSVYDARRLMPGEGGAQLKRRV; encoded by the coding sequence ATGGATGCCGCAGCCCGTACCGCCCATGATTCCACCCTCCAGCCTTTTTCGGAGATGGAGCACTATAAGCATGCCGATGAGCTGCCGCCCGAGATTATGGCGGACAGCTACGACAAGCTGGAGCGCCTGTGCCTCAAATATATGAATGAGGACGACTTCTCTAAGGTGGAGCAGGCCTACTGCTTTGCCGCCGAGAAGCACTGCAACCAAAAGCGCCGTTCGGGCGAGATGTACATTAACCATCCCGTCGAGGTTGCCATCATTTTGGCCGATCTCAAGATGGACTGCGATGTGGTGTGCGCCGCACTGCTGCACGATACCGTCGAGGATACCGAGACCTCGCTTGCCGATGTTTCCGGCCTGTTTGGCGATACAGTGGCCGAGCTCGTCGATGGCGTGACCAAGCTCACCAACATCGAAGTCGACAGCATGGACGAGAAGCAGGCCCTCACGCTGCGCAAGATGTTCCTCGCCATGTCCAAGGACATCCGCGTCATCATCGTTAAGCTTGCCGACCGTCTGCACAACATGCGCACCCTTGCAGCCCTGCGCGAGGACCGTCGCCTGTTTAAGGCTCGCGAGACCATGGACGTGTATGCGCCCCTGGCCGACCGTCTGGGCATGAGCTCCATTAAATGGGAGCTCGAGGACCTGTCCTTCTTCTACCTTGAGCCCGACGCCTACCAGCGCATCGCGCGCATGGTGGCGGAGTCACGCGAGGTCCGTGAGCGCTATCTGGCCGAGACCATCAAGACACTCACCGACGAGCTCAACCGCATTGGCCTGGAGGACTTTCAGATCAACGGCCGTTCCAAGCACTACTGGTCCATCTACCAAAAGATGAAGCGCAAGGGCAAGGAGTTCTCCGAGATCTACGACCTGGTGGCACTGCGCGTCATCACGCATTCGGTGCGCGATTGCTACTCCACGCTCGGCGCGGTGCATACGCTGTGGCACCCCATGCCTGGTCGCTTTAAAGACTATATCGCCATGCCCAAGGTCAATAACTACCAGTCGCTCCATACGACGGTTATCGGCCCCACAGCCCGCCCGCTCGAGATTCAGATTCGAACCTATGAGATGCATGAGCAGGCCGAGTACGGCATTGCCGCCCACTGGCTCTATAAGAAGTCGGGCGGTTCGTCTGCGTCTAAGACCAATGATGCCCAGCGTCTGGACGACCAGATTAACTGGCTCAAACATTCGCTCGATTGGGCTGCGTCTGATGAGATCACCGACGCCAAGGAATACCTGCATTCGCTGAAGGTCGACCTCTTCGATCAGGAGATCTTCGTCTTTACGCCCAAGGGCGAGGTCATGGCGCTCCGTGCCGGCTCCACGCCGCTCGACTTTGCCTACGCCGTTCATACCGAGGTGGGAAACCACTGCGTCGGCGCTAAAATCAACGGTGCGGTGGCCCCGCTCACGCACGAGATCAAGACGGGCGACCGCGTTGAAATCCTGACCAACAAGAGTTCCAAGCCGTCGCGTGATTGGCTCAAGATCGTTAAGACGCCTTCCGCCAAGTCAAAGATCCGCCGCTATTTTGCCGCCGCGACCAAGGACGACGACGCTGCCGCCGGTCGCGATATACTGGCCAAGGACCTGCGCAAGCGTGGCTATGGCATTTCTACACCGCGTTCGACGCGTGCGCTCAACGCCGTGGCGGAGCAGTTTAACTACAAGCAGCTCGAGGACTTGTTTGCCGCCGTCGGCGCCGGCAAAGTTGCCCCGCGCGCTGTGGGTAACAAGGTCGAGCAGATTTTGGACCCCAAGCCCGAGGAGCAGCTCACCAAGGCCGATGCTATCGCCGAGGTCGTGAAGCAGCCGGCCCGAGGCTCCAACCGCAAGCCGCAAAAGCGCGGCAAGAGCGCCAGCAACGGCATTATCGTCAAGGGCGAGAGCAACAGCGGCCTGCTGGTTCGTCTGGCCCATTGCTGCAATCCCGTGACGGGCGACGACATCGTCGGCTTCATCACGCGCGGTCGTGGCGTTTCGGTGCATCGCGCCAACTGCCCCAACGTCAAGGGTCTTATGGAGCATCCCGAGCGCATGATCGATGTGGAGTGGGACGGTGCTGCCGACACTCTCTTCCAGGTCGAGATCGTGGTCGAGTGCCTGGACCGCATGGGCCTGCTCAAGGATGTCACCATTGCCATTGGCGATGCGGGCGGCAATATCCTTTCTGCCGCCACGTCGACCAACCGCGAGGGTATTGCAACCCTGCGCTTTATGGTCGAGATCTCGGACGCGAGTGGTCTGGATCCGCTGCTGGCCTCTATCAGCGGCGTTGACTCGGTCTACGACGCACGCCGCCTGATGCCCGGCGAGGGTGGAGCCCAGCTTAAGCGCCGCGTTTAG
- the recJ gene encoding single-stranded-DNA-specific exonuclease RecJ encodes MSSLKTTHRWAVAQQNPELEKELSADLGIPGLVARIMVAHGITSIEEGQLFLTPSLDRDWADPLVIPGMAAVADRVERAIRSHERIAVFGDFDVDGITSTCLLTEALRSFGADVTPFIPHRFDEGYGLSRAALDRVNELAQPNLIVTVDNGIAAKEEVSYLESLGIDLVVTDHHEPSDQVPQGVPLTDPKLEDEGPSRELAGAGVALKLVQVLGERLGKPSYWRSLIEVAALGTVSDMMPLTPENRALVAEGIQQMRVTARPGYIALAALAKADLSTITADGLSFSLIPRLNAAGRMADPKLALDLLLARDPIEASALAAELEEINRQRREIEAELTRDAMAKVEETYDGGRAIVVGGEGWHEGVKGIVASRLTNRYHVPALLFSIEDGIARGSGRSVGKVNLFDAVERCSDLLIRRGGHAGAVGVTIEASKLDEFRRRLSAVLSELPAEDFEDTDEVAAIVDLSELNIETIEQISRLEPFGQGNKVPLLAAEGVTMCDRAVVGKTGEHMRFVATDGAASVPAIMFRVPQIDKLINCDSAVDLVFEAVAEHWQGRVKPKLMIKDVLVRDTTAPSVDDPACELRRGVEPADAGLRLESRKRQTLAQLSYTELTRSLIHSFIGSNQPHRAQVEALDALADHQSVLAVMGTGRGKSLIFHVHAAREAVLRGRASIFVYPLRALVADQAYHLSSTMAALGIGVGVLTGETVEAARDDVFAGLASGRTGIVLTTPEFLSIHRDRFARSGRIGFVVIDEAHHAGLAKGGDRSAYLDMPDILKALGDPVVMAATATATAPVVAELARVLPITRTVVDETVRENLQLEDDRDLASRENRLVSIVATGEKTVIYVNSRDQSVALAKTLRKRVPDCATRIAFYNAGLTRTDRHRVEEAFRDGSLSCIVSTSAFGEGVNLPDIRHVVLYHMPFGGIEFNQMSGRAGRDGQPAVIHLLYSSRDARINERLLDCYAPERDELVTLYRALQTMWRSNRGKTGDDSFSASDIDIAQMCLAIDARTPVDERSVESGLGIFEELGFCRVSGFDDTRRIAMAENPGRVQLSRSIRYLEGLRSRMEFSAFRSWALDSCASDMLAKVNRPIVPRA; translated from the coding sequence ATGTCATCGCTTAAGACGACGCATCGCTGGGCGGTCGCTCAGCAAAACCCCGAGCTCGAAAAGGAGCTTTCGGCTGACCTGGGCATACCCGGGCTGGTGGCGCGCATTATGGTTGCGCACGGCATTACATCCATCGAGGAAGGCCAGCTGTTTTTGACGCCTTCGCTCGATCGCGACTGGGCGGACCCGCTCGTTATTCCGGGCATGGCGGCCGTCGCCGACCGCGTTGAGCGTGCTATTCGCAGCCACGAGCGCATCGCCGTCTTTGGCGATTTTGACGTCGACGGCATTACGTCGACTTGTCTGTTGACCGAGGCGCTACGTTCGTTTGGCGCCGATGTCACACCGTTTATTCCGCATCGCTTTGACGAGGGCTACGGCCTGTCGCGTGCGGCGCTCGACCGCGTCAACGAGCTCGCCCAACCCAACCTGATCGTGACCGTCGATAACGGTATTGCCGCCAAGGAAGAGGTCTCCTATCTGGAGAGCCTGGGGATCGATTTGGTGGTCACGGACCATCACGAGCCGTCCGACCAGGTGCCGCAGGGCGTGCCCCTGACCGACCCCAAGCTCGAGGACGAGGGTCCCTCGCGCGAGCTTGCCGGTGCCGGCGTGGCGCTCAAGCTGGTGCAAGTCCTGGGCGAGCGTTTGGGCAAGCCGTCGTATTGGCGTTCGCTGATAGAGGTCGCGGCGTTGGGCACCGTGTCCGACATGATGCCGCTCACGCCCGAGAATCGCGCACTGGTCGCCGAGGGCATCCAGCAGATGCGCGTGACGGCCCGCCCCGGCTATATCGCGCTTGCCGCACTTGCCAAGGCCGACCTTTCTACCATTACGGCCGACGGCCTGTCGTTTTCGCTCATCCCTCGTCTGAATGCTGCCGGCCGCATGGCCGATCCCAAGCTGGCGCTCGACCTGCTGCTTGCCCGCGACCCCATCGAAGCGAGCGCGCTTGCCGCCGAGCTCGAGGAAATCAATCGCCAACGCCGCGAGATTGAGGCCGAGCTTACGCGCGATGCCATGGCAAAGGTCGAGGAGACTTATGACGGTGGGCGCGCAATCGTCGTGGGTGGCGAGGGCTGGCACGAGGGCGTCAAGGGCATCGTGGCGAGCCGTCTGACCAACCGTTATCACGTGCCGGCGCTGCTGTTCTCGATCGAAGACGGTATCGCTCGCGGTTCGGGTCGTTCGGTGGGCAAAGTCAACCTGTTCGACGCCGTAGAACGCTGCTCCGACCTGCTGATTCGTCGCGGCGGGCATGCCGGTGCGGTGGGCGTGACCATCGAGGCGTCCAAGCTCGATGAGTTCCGCCGTCGCCTTTCGGCCGTGCTATCGGAGCTTCCCGCCGAGGACTTTGAGGACACTGACGAGGTCGCCGCCATCGTTGACCTCTCCGAGCTAAATATCGAGACCATCGAGCAGATTTCCCGTCTTGAGCCGTTTGGCCAGGGCAATAAGGTGCCGCTTCTGGCCGCCGAGGGCGTGACGATGTGCGATCGCGCCGTGGTGGGCAAAACCGGCGAGCACATGCGCTTTGTGGCGACCGATGGCGCCGCGAGTGTGCCGGCCATTATGTTCCGCGTGCCGCAGATCGATAAGCTCATCAATTGCGATAGCGCCGTCGATTTGGTGTTCGAGGCCGTGGCCGAGCATTGGCAAGGTCGCGTAAAGCCCAAGCTCATGATCAAGGATGTCTTGGTCCGCGATACCACGGCGCCCAGCGTTGACGACCCGGCATGTGAGCTTCGCCGCGGCGTGGAGCCTGCGGACGCCGGTCTTCGTCTGGAGTCCCGCAAGCGCCAAACGCTCGCCCAGCTTTCCTATACCGAGCTGACGCGCTCGCTTATCCATAGCTTTATCGGATCGAACCAGCCGCACCGCGCGCAGGTCGAGGCGCTCGACGCCTTGGCCGATCACCAAAGTGTTCTGGCCGTTATGGGAACGGGGCGCGGCAAGTCTCTTATCTTCCATGTGCATGCCGCGCGCGAGGCGGTCCTTCGCGGGCGTGCGAGCATCTTTGTCTATCCGCTGCGCGCGCTCGTTGCCGACCAGGCTTATCACCTCTCGTCGACGATGGCTGCGCTCGGCATTGGCGTGGGCGTGTTGACCGGCGAGACCGTGGAGGCAGCGCGCGATGACGTGTTTGCCGGCCTGGCTTCGGGCCGCACCGGTATCGTGCTCACGACGCCAGAGTTCCTGTCCATTCACCGCGACCGCTTTGCGCGCTCGGGGCGTATCGGGTTTGTCGTCATTGACGAGGCGCATCATGCCGGTCTTGCCAAGGGCGGCGACCGAAGCGCCTATCTCGACATGCCCGATATCCTCAAGGCCCTGGGCGATCCGGTCGTTATGGCGGCGACGGCCACCGCGACGGCTCCGGTCGTGGCGGAGCTTGCCCGCGTGCTGCCGATTACCCGTACGGTGGTCGACGAGACCGTGCGCGAGAACTTGCAGCTCGAGGACGACCGAGACCTTGCGAGCCGCGAAAACCGCTTGGTGTCCATCGTCGCGACGGGGGAGAAGACCGTCATCTACGTCAACTCGCGTGATCAGTCCGTGGCGCTTGCCAAGACGCTGCGCAAACGCGTTCCCGACTGTGCGACCCGTATTGCGTTCTACAACGCGGGCCTTACGCGCACCGACCGCCATCGCGTAGAGGAGGCGTTTCGAGACGGCAGCCTCAGCTGCATCGTCTCGACATCTGCCTTTGGCGAGGGCGTCAACCTTCCCGATATTCGCCATGTCGTGCTCTATCACATGCCGTTTGGCGGCATTGAGTTTAACCAGATGAGCGGCCGCGCCGGTCGCGATGGCCAGCCCGCCGTGATTCATCTGCTCTATTCGTCGCGCGACGCCCGCATTAACGAGCGCCTGCTCGACTGCTATGCGCCCGAGCGCGACGAACTTGTCACGCTCTATCGCGCGCTGCAGACCATGTGGCGCTCCAACCGCGGCAAGACCGGGGACGATTCCTTTAGCGCGAGCGATATCGACATCGCGCAGATGTGCCTTGCCATCGATGCGCGCACGCCGGTCGACGAGCGCTCGGTGGAAAGCGGCTTGGGAATCTTCGAAGAGCTTGGTTTCTGTCGCGTTTCGGGGTTTGACGACACCCGTCGTATCGCGATGGCCGAAAACCCCGGCCGCGTGCAATTGAGCAGGTCGATTCGCTATTTGGAGGGCTTACGCTCGCGCATGGAGTTCTCGGCTTTTCGGAGCTGGGCGCTCGATTCGTGCGCTTCTGATATGCTAGCCAAAGTTAACCGCCCGATCGTTCCGCGGGCCTAG